A single region of the Lotus japonicus ecotype B-129 chromosome 4, LjGifu_v1.2 genome encodes:
- the LOC130711448 gene encoding uncharacterized protein LOC130711448, whose protein sequence is MSSSPHRPRGDGNGENRPRSFDSKTKTICWTKADVVPGRHPDRWRKDAAGNIVCKRFFNCLGCLCYEYDHIVPFSKGGESTAENCQILQSRVNRFKSDKSQIDSEELKGYSCDVNFTDKELDVIEMAVYGDVIRPGNQCRCRTVAEMLGKYKLKDKTDACKLP, encoded by the exons ATGAGTTCCTCGCCTCACCGTCCTCGCGGCGACGGCAACGGCGAGAACAGGCCGAGATCCTTCGACTCAAAGACGAAGACCATCTGTTGGACGAAGGCGGATGTTGTCCCCGGCCGTCACCCTGACCGGTGGCGCAAAGACGCCGCCGGCAACATTGTCTGCAAGCGTTTCTTCAACTGCCTCGGCTGCCTCTGCTACGAGTACGATCACATCGTCCCCTTTTCCAAAG GTGGTGAGTCCACGGCGGAAAATTGCCAAATACTTCAATCAAGAGTGAACAGATTTAAATCGGATAAATCTCAGATTGATTCGGAGGAATTGAAGGGGTACTCTTGTGATGTTAATTTCACTG ATAAGGAGCTCGATGTTATTGAGATGGCTGTTTATGGCGATGTAATTCGACCAGGAAACCAGTGTCGTTGCAGGACGGTTGCTGAAATGCTTGGCAAATACAAGCTTAAAGACAAGACAGATGCGTGCAAGTTACCATAG
- the LOC130711447 gene encoding uncharacterized protein LOC130711447, with the protein MKGALWSAARANTMSHWEKTMDKLKELNEEAWNDMKQIPIKQWSRAGYSTYPKCDLQVNNMCEAFNRAILEYRDKPIINMLEGLKFYLTNRIVKQRDMVIRYQGDLCPTIQKKLEVSKRDAAAWLPLSAGDPRNSLFEVTNGTWKYAVNLDAKSCACRRWDLTGIPCCHVVACIWYNNTRPEDFVDPYYW; encoded by the coding sequence ATGAAAGGAGCACTTTGGTCTGCTGCAAGAGCAAATACTATGTCACATTGGGAGAAGACAATGGATAAGTTGAAAGAATTGAATGAGGAGGCTTGGAATGACATGAAGCAGATACCTATCAAACAATGGAGCAGAGCTGGCTATAGCACATACCCAAAATGTGACTTGCAAGTTAATAACATGTGTGAGGCCTTCAACAGAGCAATCCTAGAGTATAGGGATAAACCTATAATCAACATGCTTGAAGGATTGAAGTTCTATCTTACCAACAGGATTGTGAAGCAAAGGGATATGGTTATTAGGTACCAGGGTGATCTATGTCCAACCATTCAGAAGAAATTAGAGGTGTCTAAGAGAGACGCTGCTGCATGGCTTCCTTTATCTGCTGGAGACCCTAGGAATTCACTTTTTGAAGTAACTAATGGGACTTGGAAGTATGCAGTGAACTTGGATGCTAAATCTTGTGCATGCAGAAGGTGGGACCTAACTGGTATCCCTTGCTGCCATGTTGTAGCTTGCATATGGTACAACAACACCAGGCCTGAGGATTTTGTAGACCCTTATTACTGGTAA
- the LOC130713068 gene encoding uncharacterized protein LOC130713068, which yields MERGSQMSSGSSMTHGSVRGTTRVCDCGAESKLVTCWVGENAGRRFYGCGKYQVYGRRLCSYFHWYDGEGNVRDRKVISGLIRKLEVHKKKEIYLTRCCVIGWGLSAVFLLVIVMLLLKIYLRK from the exons ATGGAAAGAGGAAGCCAAATGTCAAGTGGAAGCTCCATGACCCATGGGTCTGTTCGAGGAACGACAAGGGTTTGCGATTGTGGGGCTGAGTCGAAACTAGTTACATGCTGGGTGGGTGAAAATGCTGGCCGGCGATTCTATGGATGTGGAAAATATCAA GTTTATGGGAGGAGATTGTGCTCATATTTTCATTGGTATGATGGGGAAGGCAATGTACGTGATAGGAAGGTTATTTCTGGGCTAATCCGCAAGCTTGAAGTGCATAAGAAGAAGGAGATCTATTTGACTAGGTGTTGTGTCATTGGGTGGGGACTTAGTGCAGTTTTTCTGCTTGTGATTgtaatgttgttgctgaaaaTTTACCTTAGGAAATAG